A stretch of Flavobacteriales bacterium DNA encodes these proteins:
- a CDS encoding T9SS type A sorting domain-containing protein: protein MLRPLLPLFAGITALACAGQSTYDAKILDYTGLRYACEGSGTPVLKIQNAGSATMGTCVVETWKNGLMVNTFNWILAVPALQGEVRQPALPSVPVDPGDQLEFHIISVNGVPDEDPLANILAVDLNDTPALANGGEMEVLVELGDEPGAIAWSVSNHLNQVVATGGPYGESNTVVTEELDLPSGCYTFKAEDQARSLAPDAVVRVKRGGNTLLVAAGLEEPYAKGLRAGALQACPYPVELELRTDAAANETSYEIRSGDGNTIHCTGGGISGGAQTLIDGCCLPVGCYQLRVMDAGGDGIAGGGYIIREGNGSMRRIIDNMDGFGDGGMSAIAGGEGFCLPLGDDRPTFTSCDKLDWRTAPCGAEYVVLNANAGVTAQYGIDDAGSGYQIWFFDPNGGYSFKRFQSHATSNGMPVSATRACHFLVNGWSGNQLQEGVLYNVKARARIGGDYQAWGAACRFRIDNAAAQCPATRLLDLPGNPYLSCGQSRSIGSNVLVHARPVRRRNPNCNWVNANRYQFRFRVAGEPGEIVKTSATGKYWVNTVGLECGVAYHVDVRASFDNGASWCRDGEAWGDACQLTIEPCTGAELVPAASGFTEPRLMLYPNPNDGGTVRLILPPSSDHSLQVDVEVVDLSGRGVINHRFGREEGMPLDVILELPAGTAPGIYLVSARTDEETLGGRLVIRD from the coding sequence ATGCTCCGACCATTGCTCCCCCTGTTTGCTGGCATAACAGCGCTCGCTTGCGCCGGGCAATCCACCTACGATGCCAAGATCTTGGATTACACCGGCTTGCGCTACGCATGCGAAGGCAGCGGAACGCCGGTGCTCAAGATCCAGAATGCCGGATCGGCCACCATGGGAACCTGTGTCGTAGAGACGTGGAAGAACGGTCTCATGGTGAACACCTTCAACTGGATCCTGGCCGTGCCGGCGCTGCAAGGTGAGGTGCGCCAACCTGCATTGCCTTCCGTGCCGGTGGACCCCGGCGACCAGTTGGAGTTCCACATCATCAGCGTGAATGGCGTGCCCGACGAGGATCCGTTGGCCAACATCCTTGCGGTCGACCTGAACGATACCCCGGCGCTCGCGAATGGCGGTGAGATGGAAGTGCTCGTTGAGCTGGGCGATGAACCAGGCGCCATCGCGTGGAGCGTGTCGAATCACTTGAACCAAGTGGTGGCAACGGGTGGGCCCTATGGTGAGAGCAACACGGTTGTGACTGAGGAACTCGATCTGCCGTCCGGTTGCTACACCTTCAAGGCAGAGGATCAGGCAAGGAGCCTTGCACCCGATGCCGTGGTACGGGTGAAGCGCGGCGGTAATACGCTGCTCGTGGCTGCGGGGCTCGAGGAGCCCTATGCAAAGGGCCTCCGCGCCGGTGCGCTCCAAGCATGCCCGTATCCGGTGGAACTGGAGCTGCGCACCGATGCGGCGGCCAATGAGACCTCGTATGAGATCCGATCCGGTGACGGCAACACCATCCATTGCACGGGAGGCGGCATTTCGGGCGGCGCGCAAACGTTGATTGACGGATGCTGCCTGCCCGTGGGCTGCTATCAATTGAGGGTGATGGACGCAGGCGGCGATGGCATCGCAGGCGGCGGTTACATCATTCGTGAGGGCAATGGCTCGATGCGGCGCATCATTGACAACATGGACGGATTCGGCGATGGCGGCATGAGCGCCATCGCAGGCGGCGAAGGCTTCTGCCTGCCGCTCGGGGACGATCGCCCCACCTTCACCAGTTGCGATAAGCTCGATTGGCGCACAGCCCCATGCGGCGCTGAATACGTCGTGCTCAATGCGAATGCTGGCGTGACCGCGCAGTATGGCATCGACGACGCTGGCAGTGGCTACCAGATCTGGTTCTTCGATCCCAACGGCGGATACAGTTTCAAGCGCTTCCAAAGCCACGCCACCAGCAACGGCATGCCCGTTAGCGCTACGCGCGCTTGCCACTTCCTGGTCAATGGCTGGAGCGGCAACCAGCTCCAGGAAGGCGTGCTCTACAACGTGAAGGCACGCGCAAGGATTGGCGGGGACTACCAGGCATGGGGTGCGGCTTGCCGCTTCCGCATCGACAATGCCGCTGCGCAATGCCCGGCCACACGATTGCTCGACCTGCCGGGCAATCCGTACCTGAGCTGCGGGCAGAGCCGATCGATCGGCAGCAATGTGCTGGTGCATGCCCGCCCCGTGAGGCGCCGGAACCCGAACTGCAATTGGGTGAATGCCAATCGATACCAGTTCCGGTTCCGGGTTGCCGGTGAACCAGGCGAGATCGTGAAGACCAGCGCTACGGGCAAGTATTGGGTGAATACCGTCGGACTCGAATGCGGCGTGGCCTATCACGTGGATGTCCGGGCGAGCTTCGATAATGGGGCGTCGTGGTGCCGCGATGGGGAGGCCTGGGGTGATGCCTGCCAGCTCACCATCGAGCCATGCACCGGGGCTGAACTGGTCCCAGCGGCTTCTGGGTTCACGGAACCACGCTTGATGCTCTACCCGAATCCGAATGATGGTGGAACAGTGCGGCTGATTCTGCCGCCCTCTTCCGATCATTCGCTCCAGGTGGATGTCGAAGTGGTGGACCTATCAGGCAGGGGCGTGATCAATCATCGATTCGGTCGTGAAGAAGGGATGCCCTTGGACGTGATCCTGGAATTGCCTGCCGGCACAGCACCGGGCATCTACCTCGTTTCAGCACGTACCGACGAAGAGACCCTTGGTGGCCGATTGGTCATCCGGGACTGA
- a CDS encoding T9SS type A sorting domain-containing protein produces MKPVLFLISCALAVNCAAQTTYDARILDYTGLRYACEGEGLPVLKIQNAGSATMGTCVVETWKNGLMVNSFDWILAVPALQGEVRQPALPSVPVDPGDQLEFHIISVNGEPDEDTDGNILTVPMDIVPGSATTYLVNVVVNMSTPPDSLFWSITDSDAQAVAQGGPYTTDGLEELWVELQPDACYMLRLAEAGSAPSGDGQLAVFSDDAVVVDLIGGTDAAPSRGGLVTGLSLGAAAPSMEPLFAWPNPASEFLRISRSTGAVRVTLRDVQGRIVKEVVAASGVAIDVADLSPGLYGVEAHDHFGAVLNTRLMVAR; encoded by the coding sequence ATGAAGCCGGTACTCTTCCTCATATCATGCGCCCTCGCAGTCAATTGCGCTGCCCAAACCACCTACGACGCCAGGATCCTGGATTACACCGGCTTGCGCTACGCATGTGAAGGTGAAGGCCTGCCCGTGCTGAAGATCCAGAATGCCGGATCGGCCACTATGGGCACCTGCGTGGTCGAGACCTGGAAGAACGGCCTTATGGTGAACAGCTTCGATTGGATTCTTGCAGTACCGGCTCTGCAGGGCGAGGTGCGCCAGCCCGCACTGCCGTCTGTGCCCGTGGACCCCGGTGATCAGCTGGAGTTCCACATCATCAGCGTGAACGGGGAGCCCGATGAGGACACGGACGGCAATATCCTCACGGTGCCCATGGACATCGTTCCCGGATCGGCGACCACCTATCTCGTGAACGTTGTAGTGAACATGAGCACGCCACCCGACTCGCTGTTCTGGTCCATCACCGATTCCGACGCGCAAGCGGTGGCGCAGGGCGGGCCCTACACTACGGATGGTTTGGAGGAGCTGTGGGTGGAGCTGCAACCGGATGCGTGCTACATGCTTCGCTTAGCTGAAGCAGGCAGTGCCCCCTCGGGTGATGGACAACTTGCCGTGTTCTCGGATGATGCTGTGGTTGTCGATCTCATCGGCGGCACCGATGCGGCCCCTTCGCGCGGCGGGCTTGTCACGGGGCTATCGCTTGGAGCGGCAGCGCCCAGCATGGAACCGCTGTTCGCATGGCCCAACCCCGCCTCCGAGTTCTTGCGCATCTCAAGGTCCACAGGAGCGGTGCGCGTGACTTTGCGCGATGTCCAAGGCCGCATCGTGAAAGAGGTGGTTGCGGCATCAGGCGTCGCCATCGATGTAGCCGACCTGTCGCCTGGCCTGTATGGGGTTGAGGCGCATGACCATTTTGGAGCCGTGCTCAATACAAGACTGATGGTGGCGCGGTAA
- a CDS encoding tetratricopeptide repeat protein, whose translation MRSVALVLLWLVAIAAHGQTDSLLRVWNDDAQPDSARLKAVQILAWRAVFEQPDSGMALARKQLDFARRVESQSAQFEASTTLAVGSSMKSDYESALNHLHACLALSKAMKDPKREANTYSNLSNVYRSLGDLPMALTQLQKSLRIDTELQNKDGLAGTYNNMGTIQTELNNHREALGHYERSAALAEELDSDRGRAQAALNLGSAYLNLGRPDTAALLFERGLELYRRIGRRLEQGMAFNNLGRAYGQLGRGAEAFASLDSAERILTSLGSARQLVRTHVNRGNLLIDLKRAREAIAACRAGEGIAVSANLLQQRVECLQCLHRAHELAGDFRNAYAAQSAYMSVNDSLLRLNNSKEVTRLEVTRAFQERMLADSLDNVRRLHEQELHAQERIASEKERRNLFLYAGLGVLALSAGLWNRLRYTRRSRAAIQFEKDRSENLLLNILPAAVAEELKDKGEAEARLFDQVTVLFTDFKGFTALSEKVTPKQLVKDLHECFSAFDRICATHGIEKIKTIGDAYMAAGGLPTPNATHALDAIRAALEMRDFIAEGKQRKIEAGLPYFEIRIGIHSGPVVAGVVGEKKFAYDIWGDTVNTASRMESSGEAGRVNISEATHALVHERAGGLYHFTARGKVQAKGKGEMEMYFVEPARS comes from the coding sequence ATGCGGAGCGTCGCGCTCGTCCTCCTTTGGCTGGTCGCCATCGCTGCGCACGGCCAAACGGATTCGTTGCTGCGCGTATGGAATGATGACGCCCAGCCCGATTCAGCACGGTTGAAGGCCGTGCAGATCCTCGCCTGGAGAGCGGTGTTCGAGCAGCCCGACAGCGGCATGGCCCTGGCGCGGAAGCAACTCGATTTCGCGCGCCGGGTTGAATCGCAGTCCGCGCAATTCGAAGCCAGCACCACCCTCGCCGTGGGCAGCAGCATGAAGAGCGATTACGAGTCGGCGCTCAACCACTTGCATGCGTGCCTCGCGCTATCCAAGGCGATGAAGGACCCCAAGCGCGAGGCCAACACGTACAGCAACCTGAGCAATGTGTACCGCAGCCTCGGCGACCTGCCGATGGCGCTCACGCAGCTGCAGAAGAGCCTCCGCATCGACACGGAGCTCCAGAACAAGGATGGATTGGCCGGCACCTACAACAACATGGGCACCATCCAGACCGAGCTGAACAACCACCGCGAAGCACTCGGCCACTACGAGCGGAGCGCTGCGCTGGCCGAGGAGCTCGATAGCGATCGCGGCCGCGCCCAAGCCGCCTTGAACCTGGGAAGCGCCTACTTGAACCTGGGCCGGCCCGATACGGCAGCGCTGCTCTTCGAGCGCGGGCTGGAGCTGTACAGAAGGATCGGGCGCAGGCTCGAGCAGGGCATGGCCTTCAACAACCTGGGGCGTGCCTATGGGCAGCTGGGCCGAGGCGCCGAGGCATTCGCGAGCCTCGATTCCGCTGAGCGGATACTCACCTCGCTGGGCAGTGCGCGCCAGCTGGTGCGCACCCATGTGAACCGCGGCAACCTGCTCATCGACCTGAAGCGGGCGCGCGAGGCCATCGCCGCCTGCCGCGCTGGAGAGGGCATCGCCGTGTCCGCCAACCTGCTCCAGCAACGCGTGGAATGCCTGCAATGCCTGCACCGCGCCCACGAGCTCGCCGGTGACTTCCGGAATGCATACGCCGCGCAATCCGCGTACATGAGCGTGAATGATTCCTTGCTGCGGCTCAACAACAGCAAGGAGGTCACGCGGCTCGAGGTCACGCGGGCCTTTCAGGAGCGCATGCTCGCCGATAGCCTGGACAATGTGCGAAGGCTGCATGAGCAGGAGCTGCATGCGCAAGAGCGGATCGCCAGCGAGAAGGAGCGCCGCAACCTCTTCCTCTACGCTGGCCTGGGCGTGCTCGCGCTCTCCGCAGGGCTGTGGAACCGACTTCGCTACACACGTCGCTCGCGAGCGGCCATACAGTTCGAGAAGGATCGCAGCGAGAACCTGCTGCTCAACATCCTGCCCGCTGCCGTCGCGGAGGAATTGAAGGACAAGGGCGAGGCGGAAGCGAGGCTCTTCGATCAGGTCACCGTGCTCTTCACCGATTTCAAGGGCTTCACCGCGCTCAGTGAGAAGGTCACGCCCAAGCAGCTCGTGAAGGACCTTCATGAGTGCTTCAGCGCCTTCGACCGCATCTGTGCCACGCACGGCATCGAGAAGATCAAGACCATCGGCGACGCGTACATGGCGGCCGGCGGCCTGCCCACGCCGAACGCCACGCATGCCCTGGATGCGATCCGCGCCGCCCTGGAGATGCGCGATTTCATCGCTGAGGGCAAGCAGCGGAAGATCGAAGCCGGCCTGCCTTACTTCGAGATACGCATCGGCATCCACAGCGGGCCCGTTGTGGCCGGCGTGGTGGGCGAGAAGAAATTCGCCTACGACATCTGGGGCGATACCGTGAACACCGCCTCACGCATGGAGAGCAGCGGCGAAGCAGGACGGGTGAACATCAGCGAGGCGACGCATGCGCTGGTCCACGAACGGGCCGGTGGCCTGTACCATTTCACCGCACGCGGAAAGGTGCAGGCCAAGGGCAAAGGCGAGATGGAGATGTACTTCGTGGAACCGGCGCGGAGCTGA
- a CDS encoding geranylgeranylglyceryl/heptaprenylglyceryl phosphate synthase codes for MSKVLNRIEQARREGQKLLAVLIDPDFGTDEAALERMVQNACMAKADLLFVGGSLLTSSSFDRCVELVKKWSSQPVVLFPGSPSQLSTHADAVLFLSLISGRNAELLIGHHVTAAPTVKALGIEAIPTGYMLVDGGRTTTAHYVSQSSPIPHDKPGIAAATALAGELLGLRAIYLDTGSGAPRSVSPQMVAAVRDTVKLPIIVGGGIRDAEQARALCKAGADVLVVGTAIERDPDIVFALSEAVHG; via the coding sequence ATGAGCAAGGTCCTGAACCGCATCGAGCAGGCCAGGCGCGAGGGGCAGAAGCTCTTGGCGGTGCTCATCGACCCTGATTTCGGAACGGACGAAGCCGCACTGGAGCGGATGGTCCAGAACGCGTGCATGGCCAAGGCCGACCTGCTATTCGTGGGCGGCAGCCTGCTAACCTCCTCTTCATTCGACCGATGCGTGGAACTGGTGAAGAAGTGGAGCAGCCAGCCCGTGGTGCTCTTCCCCGGCAGCCCCTCGCAGCTGAGCACGCACGCGGATGCGGTGCTTTTCCTTTCGCTGATCAGCGGCCGCAACGCCGAATTGCTCATCGGGCATCACGTCACCGCTGCACCCACGGTGAAGGCGCTCGGCATCGAAGCGATCCCGACGGGCTACATGCTCGTGGATGGCGGCCGCACCACCACCGCGCATTATGTCAGCCAGTCCTCTCCCATCCCGCACGACAAGCCGGGCATCGCTGCGGCTACCGCGCTTGCCGGCGAGCTGCTTGGGCTGCGCGCGATCTACCTCGACACCGGCAGCGGGGCGCCGAGGAGCGTTTCTCCCCAAATGGTTGCGGCTGTCCGCGATACGGTGAAGCTCCCCATCATCGTGGGCGGCGGCATCCGTGATGCGGAACAAGCGCGCGCCTTGTGCAAGGCGGGCGCCGATGTGCTCGTAGTGGGCACGGCCATCGAGCGCGACCCGGATATCGTCTTCGCGCTGAGCGAGGCCGTGCACGGGTGA
- a CDS encoding adenosylhomocysteinase: protein MSTKTIEQVKYKVKDMALAEWGRKEIELAEAEMPGLMALRAKHGKEKPLKGARIAGCLHMTIQTAVLIETLKELGAEVSWSSCNIFSTQDHAAAAIAKAGIPVYAWKGMNNEEFDWCIEQTLFAFEGGQPLNMILDDGGDLTNMVFDKYPELVNGIRGLSEETTTGVLRLMDRERNGTLVMPAINVNDSVTKSKFDNKYGCKESAVDAIRRATDIMMAGKVAIVCGYGDVGKGTAASLRGAGARVIVTEIDPICALQAAMDGFEVKKLVPNAHRADIIITTTGNFNIVTEAAFRNMKDKAIVCNIGHFDNEIDMAWLNKAYGNTKVEIKPQVDKYTIDGKDVIILAEGRLVNLGCATGHPSFVMSNSFTNQTLAQIELWKNHANYENKVYVLPKHLDEMVASLHLAKIGVELEELTDEQAKYIGVPKNGPFKSDAYRY, encoded by the coding sequence ATGAGCACCAAGACCATCGAGCAAGTGAAGTACAAAGTGAAGGACATGGCCCTTGCCGAATGGGGCCGCAAGGAAATCGAGTTGGCCGAGGCGGAGATGCCCGGCCTCATGGCACTGCGCGCCAAGCACGGCAAGGAGAAGCCGCTGAAGGGCGCGCGCATTGCCGGTTGCCTGCACATGACCATCCAGACGGCGGTGCTCATCGAGACCTTGAAGGAGCTCGGCGCCGAGGTGAGCTGGAGCAGCTGCAACATCTTCAGCACGCAGGACCACGCCGCTGCGGCCATCGCGAAGGCGGGCATCCCGGTGTACGCTTGGAAGGGCATGAACAACGAGGAGTTCGATTGGTGCATCGAGCAAACGCTCTTCGCATTCGAGGGAGGCCAGCCCTTGAACATGATCCTCGACGATGGCGGCGACCTCACCAACATGGTCTTCGACAAGTACCCAGAACTGGTGAACGGCATCCGCGGCCTGAGCGAAGAGACCACCACCGGCGTGCTGCGCCTGATGGACCGCGAGCGGAACGGAACGCTGGTGATGCCTGCGATCAACGTGAACGACAGCGTCACCAAGAGCAAGTTCGACAACAAGTACGGCTGCAAGGAGAGCGCGGTGGATGCCATCCGTCGCGCCACCGACATCATGATGGCCGGCAAGGTGGCCATCGTGTGCGGCTACGGCGATGTGGGCAAGGGCACGGCCGCATCGCTGCGCGGCGCCGGTGCTCGCGTGATCGTCACCGAGATCGACCCGATCTGCGCGCTGCAAGCCGCGATGGATGGCTTCGAAGTGAAGAAGCTGGTGCCCAACGCGCACCGGGCCGATATCATCATCACCACTACGGGGAACTTCAACATCGTCACGGAGGCCGCCTTCCGCAATATGAAGGACAAAGCCATCGTGTGCAACATCGGCCACTTCGACAACGAGATCGACATGGCCTGGCTGAACAAGGCCTATGGCAACACCAAGGTCGAGATCAAGCCGCAGGTGGACAAATACACCATCGACGGCAAGGACGTGATCATCCTCGCCGAGGGCCGCTTGGTGAATCTGGGCTGCGCCACGGGCCACCCCAGCTTCGTGATGAGCAACAGCTTCACGAACCAGACGCTGGCGCAGATCGAGCTATGGAAGAACCACGCGAACTACGAGAACAAGGTGTACGTGCTTCCCAAGCACCTTGATGAGATGGTAGCTAGCCTGCACCTCGCCAAGATCGGCGTGGAGCTGGAGGAACTCACCGACGAGCAGGCCAAGTACATCGGCGTTCCGAAGAACGGCCCGTTCAAGAGCGACGCATACCGCTACTGA
- a CDS encoding CTP synthase, with translation MTGSTKYIFVTGGVTSSLGKGIISASLAKLLQARGFTVTIQKLDPYINVDPGTLNPYEHGECFVTEDGAETDLDLGHYERFLDVPTSKANNVTTGRIYQNVISKERRGEYLGKTVQVIPHITDEIKAHIQALGRKGIYDFVITEVGGTVGDIESLPYIESIRQLKWAKGKDCLTIHLTLLPYLGTTGELKTKPTQHSVKELLSLGVQPDVLVCRTEHPMQKGMKEKIALFCNVDAEAVIESRDAETIYDVPLMMQQERLDEVVLKKLGVTTFPDADLDAWKDFLRRYKEPKGEVHIGLVGKYVELKDAYKSIKEALEHAGAANEIKVHIKWVHSEKLTAKNMAKHLGGLAGILVAPGFGHRGIEGKIEAIKYARENKVPFLGICLGMQCAVIEFGRNVLGYADANSTEMNADTTHPVIAMMEEQKQVENKGGTMRLGAYPCKLEDESLAKQVYRKRDISERHRHRYEFNNAYLKAYEKAGMVASGINPQGKLVEIVEIKDHPWFIGVQFHPEYRSTVAKPHPLFIAFVKAAMGMGVKLESKAEA, from the coding sequence ATGACGGGCTCCACCAAATACATTTTCGTTACCGGAGGGGTCACCTCCAGCCTTGGCAAAGGAATCATCTCTGCCTCCTTGGCCAAATTGCTGCAAGCGCGCGGCTTCACGGTCACCATACAGAAGCTCGACCCCTACATCAATGTGGATCCGGGCACGCTCAATCCTTACGAGCACGGTGAATGCTTCGTGACGGAGGATGGCGCCGAGACCGACCTCGACCTGGGCCACTACGAGCGCTTCCTCGATGTGCCCACGAGCAAGGCCAACAACGTCACCACAGGCCGCATCTACCAGAACGTCATCAGCAAGGAACGGCGCGGCGAATACCTGGGCAAGACCGTTCAGGTGATCCCGCACATCACCGACGAGATCAAGGCGCACATCCAGGCACTTGGCCGCAAGGGCATCTACGATTTCGTGATCACTGAGGTGGGCGGCACCGTGGGCGACATCGAGAGCCTGCCCTACATCGAATCCATTCGCCAGCTCAAATGGGCCAAGGGCAAGGACTGCCTCACCATTCACCTGACGCTCCTGCCCTACCTGGGCACCACCGGCGAGCTGAAGACCAAGCCCACGCAGCACAGCGTGAAAGAGCTGCTCAGCCTGGGCGTGCAGCCCGATGTGCTCGTGTGCCGAACGGAGCACCCGATGCAGAAGGGCATGAAGGAGAAGATCGCCCTTTTCTGCAACGTGGATGCGGAGGCCGTGATCGAGAGCCGTGACGCAGAGACGATCTACGATGTGCCGCTGATGATGCAGCAGGAGCGGCTCGATGAAGTGGTGCTCAAGAAACTCGGCGTGACCACCTTCCCGGATGCCGACCTGGATGCTTGGAAGGACTTCCTTCGCCGCTACAAAGAGCCGAAGGGCGAAGTGCATATCGGCCTAGTGGGCAAGTACGTGGAGCTGAAGGATGCCTACAAGAGCATCAAGGAAGCCCTGGAGCACGCTGGCGCGGCCAATGAGATCAAGGTGCATATCAAGTGGGTGCACAGCGAGAAGCTCACCGCCAAGAACATGGCGAAGCATCTAGGCGGTCTCGCGGGCATCCTCGTCGCGCCGGGCTTCGGTCACCGCGGCATCGAGGGCAAGATCGAAGCGATCAAATACGCGCGCGAGAACAAGGTGCCTTTCCTCGGCATCTGCCTGGGCATGCAGTGCGCGGTGATCGAGTTCGGCCGCAACGTGCTGGGTTACGCCGACGCCAACAGCACCGAGATGAACGCGGACACCACGCACCCGGTGATCGCGATGATGGAAGAGCAGAAGCAGGTCGAGAACAAGGGCGGCACCATGCGCTTGGGCGCCTACCCCTGCAAACTGGAGGACGAGAGCCTGGCGAAGCAGGTCTATCGCAAGCGCGACATCAGCGAACGGCACCGCCACCGCTACGAGTTCAACAATGCTTACCTGAAAGCATACGAGAAGGCGGGCATGGTGGCATCAGGCATCAACCCGCAGGGCAAACTGGTGGAGATCGTCGAGATCAAGGACCACCCTTGGTTCATCGGCGTGCAGTTCCATCCGGAGTACCGCAGCACGGTGGCCAAGCCGCACCCGCTGTTCATCGCGTTCGTGAAGGCCGCCATGGGCATGGGCGTGAAGCTCGAGTCGAAAGCGGAGGCGTAG
- a CDS encoding DUF2809 domain-containing protein: MIAFQVTQPFIRFHLGDALVVMLMHFTLRALFVWPAKRAALCALLLAFAVEGAQAAGLIHLLGLSDSTWARLVMGDTFQWADLLMYLLGSGLAWWIDDRASLSDGSAS; this comes from the coding sequence ATGATCGCCTTCCAGGTGACCCAGCCCTTCATCCGCTTCCACCTCGGCGATGCGCTGGTGGTGATGCTGATGCACTTCACCTTGCGCGCGCTCTTCGTTTGGCCGGCGAAGCGTGCGGCTCTCTGCGCGCTGCTGCTCGCCTTTGCGGTTGAAGGCGCGCAAGCAGCCGGCCTCATTCACCTCCTTGGCCTCTCGGATTCCACTTGGGCGCGGCTTGTGATGGGTGACACCTTCCAGTGGGCGGACCTGCTGATGTACCTCCTTGGTTCCGGGCTGGCCTGGTGGATCGACGACCGTGCATCGCTCTCGGACGGCTCTGCCTCTTGA
- a CDS encoding formate dehydrogenase encodes MSKNISSLSGRDGKELEDPLWERLQQAASNTGTPEDRALTQIADDFLIGEAITYGTSSFYDFLKKENQGKKAYVCNGSACLVAGTQDKVHHELAKRFKPEEIGHMCCLGRCHKNSAFNVGGLNYSGDAIDRLAEVVDAGLRVERLKIGGASSFPNMDAYHVGTSMATPILTAPMPPLPQFYALWEQVLKSDSVDALNEIKTATIRGRGGAGFPMGFKLEACRSAQDLTGNGTPRKYIVCNADEGDPAAYSDRYLLEQRPHRVLLGMMIAGYCVGADTGVLYIRAEYPEAVEIVKQAVRDLEANGWIGNDIKGSGFNWRFKVIKAAGAYVCGEETALLNSIEGKRGEVRTRPPYPAQQGLFNRPTVVNNVETLACVPWVIANGGAAFAKLGSEKSNGSKLVCLDSGFKRPGIYEVECGTPLARVTDELGGGFARPTKALHIGGPLGGIVPLHKINALSIDFESFQREGFLLGHASILSIPQEYPMVDYLEHLFEFTALESCGKCFPCRIGSTRGKELLAGAKAGRKIDRALFNDLVETMEIGSLCALGGGLPLGVKNALQYFRAELDGYFA; translated from the coding sequence ATGTCGAAGAACATCTCGTCACTCTCTGGCCGCGACGGCAAGGAACTCGAGGATCCCCTCTGGGAGCGCCTTCAGCAAGCGGCTTCCAATACCGGCACGCCCGAGGACCGCGCCCTTACGCAGATCGCCGACGACTTCCTGATCGGCGAGGCCATCACCTACGGCACCAGCTCGTTCTACGACTTCCTGAAGAAGGAGAACCAGGGCAAGAAGGCCTACGTGTGCAACGGCAGCGCCTGCCTGGTGGCGGGCACGCAGGACAAGGTGCATCATGAACTCGCGAAGCGCTTCAAGCCGGAAGAGATCGGCCACATGTGCTGCCTGGGCCGCTGCCATAAGAACAGCGCGTTCAATGTGGGCGGGCTCAATTACAGCGGGGATGCGATCGACCGGTTGGCGGAAGTGGTTGATGCTGGGTTGAGGGTTGAGAGGTTGAAGATTGGCGGCGCATCCTCCTTTCCCAACATGGACGCCTACCACGTGGGCACAAGCATGGCCACGCCGATCCTCACGGCGCCCATGCCGCCGCTGCCTCAATTCTACGCCTTGTGGGAACAGGTGCTGAAGAGCGACTCAGTGGATGCGTTGAATGAGATCAAGACGGCCACGATCCGCGGGCGCGGCGGCGCCGGCTTCCCCATGGGCTTCAAGCTGGAGGCCTGCCGCAGCGCGCAGGACCTGACCGGCAACGGCACGCCGCGCAAGTACATCGTGTGCAACGCCGACGAGGGCGATCCCGCCGCGTACAGTGATCGTTATCTCCTCGAGCAGCGCCCGCACCGCGTGCTGCTGGGCATGATGATCGCCGGCTACTGCGTGGGCGCCGATACGGGCGTGCTGTACATCCGCGCCGAGTACCCCGAAGCGGTGGAGATCGTGAAGCAGGCCGTGCGCGACCTGGAGGCGAACGGCTGGATCGGCAATGACATCAAGGGCAGCGGCTTCAACTGGCGCTTCAAGGTGATCAAGGCCGCAGGCGCCTACGTGTGCGGCGAAGAGACGGCGCTGCTCAACAGCATCGAGGGCAAGCGCGGCGAGGTGCGCACGCGTCCACCGTATCCCGCGCAGCAAGGGCTCTTCAACCGACCCACCGTGGTGAACAACGTGGAGACGCTGGCCTGCGTGCCGTGGGTGATCGCGAACGGCGGCGCAGCCTTCGCCAAGCTGGGCAGTGAGAAGAGCAACGGCAGCAAGCTGGTCTGCCTCGACAGCGGCTTCAAGCGCCCCGGCATCTACGAGGTGGAGTGCGGAACCCCTCTTGCGAGAGTGACCGACGAGCTCGGCGGCGGCTTCGCGCGGCCCACGAAGGCGCTGCACATCGGCGGACCGCTCGGCGGCATCGTGCCCTTGCACAAGATCAACGCGCTCAGCATCGATTTCGAGAGCTTCCAGCGCGAGGGCTTCCTGCTGGGCCATGCCAGCATCCTGAGCATCCCGCAGGAATACCCGATGGTTGACTACCTGGAGCACCTCTTCGAGTTCACCGCGCTGGAGAGCTGCGGCAAGTGCTTCCCGTGCCGCATCGGCAGCACGCGCGGCAAGGAGCTGCTCGCAGGCGCGAAGGCCGGCCGCAAGATCGACCGCGCGCTCTTCAACGACCTCGTGGAGACCATGGAGATCGGATCGCTGTGCGCGCTGGGCGGCGGCTTGCCGCTGGGCGTGAAGAACGCGTTGCAGTATTTCCGCGCCGAGCTCGACGGTTACTTCGCGTAA